CCGACAAGAAGTTCGACGGCTTCACCGACGAGGAACGCGCCGCGATGAAGGAGCGCGCCCAGGAGCTGAAGGCGGCAGCGCGCCGCCGCACGGGCAAGGGCAAGGCGGACGGGGAGCACGACGTGCTCACGAAGATCTCCGAGATGCCCGACGCCGATCGCCTCATCGCCGAGCGGCTGCACGAGATCGTCAAGGCCGCGGCACCGGGCCTCGCGCCGAAGCTCTGGTACGGGATGCCCGCCTACGCCAAGGACGGCAAGGTGCTCTGCTTCTTCCAGAGCGCGCAGAAGTTCAAGTCCAGGTACGCCACGCTCGGCTTCAGTGACGTGGCGAACCTCGACGACGGCTCCATGTGGCCGAGCTACTTCGCCCTGAAGGAGCTGACCGCCGACGACGAGGCCAGGATCGGCGCACTGGTGAAGCAGGCGGCTTCCTCGCACGACAACTGACCAGCTCCCCCGCTCACGTAAGGAAAATCGCAATGAGCAACACACTGACGTCCACTGCCATCGACTCCGTCACCCTCGACGTGGCCGACCCCGCGGCCGCGAAGCGCTTCTACAGCAACGCCTTCGGCCTGGACACGCAGATCCGCCTGCGGGCCTCGGAGGCTCCGACGACGGGCTTCCGCGGGTTCACGCTCTCGCTGACCGTGTCCCAACCATCCACTGTAGACAGTCTGGTCAGCTCCGCGCTCGGCGTCGGCGCCACGACCTTGAAGCCCGCCACGAAGTCGTTGTGGGGCTACGGCGGCGTCGTCCAGGCACCGGACGGCACGATCTGGAAGATCGCGACCTCGGCGAAGAAGGACACCGGCCCCGCCACGCGGGAGATCGACGACATCGTGCTCCTGCTCGGAGTCGCCGATGTGGCCGCCAGCAAGCGGTTCTACGTCGACCAGGGCCTTGTCGTCGCGAGGAGCTTCGGCCGGATGTACGTCGAGTTCGCCGCCGGGGCGAGCCCCATCAAGCTGGCCCTGTACCGCCGTCGCGCCCTGGCCAAGGACCTCGGCGTCGCCCCCGACGGCGAAGGTTCGCACCGGATCGCGATCGGCAGCTCCGCCGGCCCCTTCACCGACCCGGACGGATTCGCCTGGGAAACCCCGTGAGCAAGAGCTTCCCCTGAGACGACTGGAGCAACGATGACCGGCACAGCACCACGCGGACTTGAGGAAAGGCTGCGGGACACCCGCGCGAAACTGGACGGCGAGGTCGACCTGTGGGTCGCGACATCCGGTTCACCGGGCGGCGCGCACCTCGTCCCGCTCTCCTTCCTGTGGGACGGGACCGCCTTCCTCATCTCGACCCCGCGCGCCTCGGTCACCGGCCGCAACCTGCTGGCCGACGGACAGGTGCGGCTCAGTCTCGGACCGACCCGCGACGTCGTCATCGTCGACGGCGCCGCGGAAACGGTGGAGGTCACCCCCGACGTCGGCGACGCGTTCGCCGCGAAGACCGGCTTCGACCCGCGCGAACTCGACGAGCCCTACCAGTACTTCCGCATCCTGCCGCGGCGCGTCCAGGCTTGGCGCGAAGCGAACGAGCTGCGCGGCCGCGACCTCATGCGCGCGGGCCGCTGGCTCGGCTGACGAGTCAGGCCAGCGCGAGGAAGAGCTTCTCCAGCTGAGCCCGATCCGCCGCCCCCTTCTCGGAGTCGTCGGAGACGCACTGCTCCAGTCCGCTGGCGATCAGCTTGAAGCCCGCGCGGTCCAGTGCGCGGGACACGGCAGCCAGTTGCGTGATGACGTCCTTGCAGTCCCGCCCGGACTCGATCATCTGGACGATCCCGCCCACCTGGCCCTGAACGCGCCGCAGCCGCTTGACCACGTCCGTGAGGACGTCTTCGTTCAACTCCACCCGCACCTCCTCTGATACCCCCCAGGGTACCCGCGCACATCGCCGCCCGGCAGTGGTGCGCCTCCGTCATCGACGACCGAACGGCCACCACGACCTGCGCGGCGGCGCCTCGGCCGAGCAGGAGCAGCGCTCTGCGCGAGGGACGTCGCCCAGCACCTGTTCGACGTGGTTACCGCAGCCGCGGTAGGTCGGCTTGCCGCACTTGGAACACGTGACTCGTTGACACATACGGATCAGTATACCCCCAGGGGTATCAAGAAGGCCTCCGGACAGGGCCCGATGAGACGTTTGCCGCATACCCCTAGGGGTATCCAGAGCCTGGGCTACCGTGGAAGCCAGATACCCCAGGGGGTATAAGGAGGTAGACATGATCCAGATCGTCCCCATCGACACGCCGACCCTCGGTGACCGCAGCTACCTCGTCGGCGACGGGACCGTGGCGTTCGTGGTGGACCCGCAGCGCGACATCGACCGGGTGCTGGACCTGGCCGCCCGGCACGGTCTGCGGATCACTGACGTCTTCGAGACGCACATCCACAACGACTACGTCACCGGCGGTCTCGCGCTGGCCCGTGCGACGGGCGCGGCCTACCACGTCAACGCGGCGGACCCGGTGTCGTTCGACCGCACACCGATCCGCGACCACGACGTCGTCGAGGTGGGCGAGCGCATGCGGGTGCGGGCGGTCGCGACACCCGGGCACACGTTCACGCACCTGTCCTACGTGCTGGAGACACCGGACCGCGCGCCGGTGGTGTTCACCGGCGGGTCGCTGTTGTTCGGCAGCACTGGCCGTCCCGACCTGCTCGGTCCGTCGCACACCGATGAACTGGTGCGGGCGCAGTACGCCTCGGCCCACCGCCTGACCGGGGGCCTGCCCGACGACACCGAGATCTGCCCGACGCACGGTTTCGGCAGCTTCTGCTCCGCCACCCAGTCGGAGGCCGAACGGTCGACCATCGGCCGGGAGAAGCAGGTCAACCCCGTGCTCACACAGGACGAGGAGTCCTACGTCGAGCAGCTGCTCGCCGGCCTGGACGCCTTTCCCGCGTACTACGCGCACATGGGACCGGCCAACACGGCAGGACCGGCCGCCGTCGACCTCGCCGAGCCGAGGACAGCTGATCCGGCCGAGCTGCGCGCCCGCATCGACGCCGGGGAATGGGTGGTGGACCTCCGGTCCCGCACGGCCTTCGCCGCCGGACACCTCGCGGGCAGCCTGAACTTCGGCCTCGACGGCAGCTTCGCCACCTACCTCGGCTGGCTCATCCCGTGGGGCACGCCGGTGTCCCTGCTCGGCGACACCCCGGAGCAGGTGGCCGAGGCCCAACGGGAGCTGGTCCGCATCGGCATCGACCGGATCGAGTCGTCCGCGACCGGCGAACCCGAGGCGTGGTCCGGCGCGGCGCCGCTCGGAACGTTCCCGCGGGCGAGCTTCACCGATCTCGCCGCGGTGCGCCACCACCGCGCGGTCACGGTCCTCGATGTCCGTCGCGACTCCGAATGGGCGGGCAAGCACGTCGACGGAGCGGTGCACGTCCCGCTGCACGACCTGCTGCACCGGCTCGACGAGGTGCCCCGGGGCGAGGTGTGGGTGCACTGCAAATCGGGTTACCGCGCCTCGATCGGCGCATCGGTGCTCGCCGCCGCGGGCCACCGGGTCGTGGTGATCGACGACCAGTTCGACCAGGCCGAGAACGCCGGCCTGCCGATGACGGCATGACGGCCCTGGCAGGGCTGTTCGGACTGGTCATCGGTGCTGTGCTGGGCATGCTCGGCGCGGGCGGCTCGATCCTCGCCGTTCCCGCACTGGTCTACGGCGTCGGCATGCCGCTCTCCTCGGCCGTGCCGACCTCGTTGCTGGTGGTCGCGGTGTCCGCGCTGGGCGGGCTCGCGGTCCGTTGGCGGCTCGGTGTCATCCGCTGGCCCGTTGCACTGGTGTTGACCGCCGCGGGCGTCCCCGCCGCGTTCGCGGGGACCGCGCTCGGGCGACAGATCCCCGAACGCTGGTCGCTGCTCGCCTTCGGTGTGCTGATGGCGGTGGTGGCGGCGCGCATGCTGACCGCTCCCGCCGAGCCGGCCGGAGCGTGCCGCACGCGCGGTGGCAAGGTGGACTGGCGCAGCTGCCTGCCCAAGGCGCTCGCCGCCGGAGCCGTTGTCGGGCTGCTGACGGGGCTGTTCGGCGTCGGCGGCGGGTTCGTCATGGTGCCTGCGCTGACCCTGCTGCTCGGCCTGACGGCCCTCGAAGCCGTCGCCACCTCGCTCGTCGTCATCACGATCACCTCACTGGCCGGCCTCGCCGCGCACGTCGCCTCCGCGTCCGCGATCGACCCCGGCATCACGGCGATCTTCACCGGCACGGCGCTCCTCGCCTCGGCTGTCGCCGGGCTCCTCGCCAACCGCCTGCCAGCCGCCACCGTGCGCCGCGCGTTCGCCTGGGTCGTCCTCGCCGTCGCTGTCGGCGTGGCCACCTCCGCCTTGTTCTTCCCCGCCGTGCTCCACGGCGGCTGACCTCAGCCTGAACGCGGTGTCAGTGGCAGTTGTCCCCAGCTGGGGACAAC
The window above is part of the Allokutzneria albata genome. Proteins encoded here:
- a CDS encoding sulfite exporter TauE/SafE family protein, which translates into the protein MTALAGLFGLVIGAVLGMLGAGGSILAVPALVYGVGMPLSSAVPTSLLVVAVSALGGLAVRWRLGVIRWPVALVLTAAGVPAAFAGTALGRQIPERWSLLAFGVLMAVVAARMLTAPAEPAGACRTRGGKVDWRSCLPKALAAGAVVGLLTGLFGVGGGFVMVPALTLLLGLTALEAVATSLVVITITSLAGLAAHVASASAIDPGITAIFTGTALLASAVAGLLANRLPAATVRRAFAWVVLAVAVGVATSALFFPAVLHGG
- a CDS encoding metal-sensitive transcriptional regulator codes for the protein MELNEDVLTDVVKRLRRVQGQVGGIVQMIESGRDCKDVITQLAAVSRALDRAGFKLIASGLEQCVSDDSEKGAADRAQLEKLFLALA
- a CDS encoding pyridoxamine 5'-phosphate oxidase family protein; this encodes MTGTAPRGLEERLRDTRAKLDGEVDLWVATSGSPGGAHLVPLSFLWDGTAFLISTPRASVTGRNLLADGQVRLSLGPTRDVVIVDGAAETVEVTPDVGDAFAAKTGFDPRELDEPYQYFRILPRRVQAWREANELRGRDLMRAGRWLG
- a CDS encoding VOC family protein — its product is MSNTLTSTAIDSVTLDVADPAAAKRFYSNAFGLDTQIRLRASEAPTTGFRGFTLSLTVSQPSTVDSLVSSALGVGATTLKPATKSLWGYGGVVQAPDGTIWKIATSAKKDTGPATREIDDIVLLLGVADVAASKRFYVDQGLVVARSFGRMYVEFAAGASPIKLALYRRRALAKDLGVAPDGEGSHRIAIGSSAGPFTDPDGFAWETP
- a CDS encoding MBL fold metallo-hydrolase, coding for MIQIVPIDTPTLGDRSYLVGDGTVAFVVDPQRDIDRVLDLAARHGLRITDVFETHIHNDYVTGGLALARATGAAYHVNAADPVSFDRTPIRDHDVVEVGERMRVRAVATPGHTFTHLSYVLETPDRAPVVFTGGSLLFGSTGRPDLLGPSHTDELVRAQYASAHRLTGGLPDDTEICPTHGFGSFCSATQSEAERSTIGREKQVNPVLTQDEESYVEQLLAGLDAFPAYYAHMGPANTAGPAAVDLAEPRTADPAELRARIDAGEWVVDLRSRTAFAAGHLAGSLNFGLDGSFATYLGWLIPWGTPVSLLGDTPEQVAEAQRELVRIGIDRIESSATGEPEAWSGAAPLGTFPRASFTDLAAVRHHRAVTVLDVRRDSEWAGKHVDGAVHVPLHDLLHRLDEVPRGEVWVHCKSGYRASIGASVLAAAGHRVVVIDDQFDQAENAGLPMTA
- a CDS encoding iron chaperone; this translates as MSSVATDKKFDGFTDEERAAMKERAQELKAAARRRTGKGKADGEHDVLTKISEMPDADRLIAERLHEIVKAAAPGLAPKLWYGMPAYAKDGKVLCFFQSAQKFKSRYATLGFSDVANLDDGSMWPSYFALKELTADDEARIGALVKQAASSHDN